Proteins co-encoded in one Candidatus Blochmannia sp. SNP genomic window:
- the hflX gene encoding ribosome rescue GTPase HflX: MYDLNFFDKQAILVHTIFSKQKEEENFNLKEFLSLASTARIQILDVLTSHCKTFNSKYFIGTGKVLELEQIVKNNPVSIILFNCILSPHQERNLMHLLQCKIIDRNQLILNIFAQRARTYEGKLQVKLAQLRHLNSRLVHEWSHLERQKGGIGLRGGSGEMQLESDRRLLRKEITQILLRLKKIENQREQNRRHRFKIGVPTVSLVGYTNAGKSTLFNTMTASHVYTAEKLFATLDPTCRRIVYKGGSNIILSDTVGFIQNLPQGLLSSFKATLQETIQATLLLHVVDVSNERFEQNINTVHCILNSMNIHNTPILLVMNKIDQLKKLLPRIDRDHDNRPIRVWISAQNNLGISLLIQALNELLLNNMISYELRMPINNDLCQKLYRLQVVKQYWVEDNNYVRLKIYLSSIDWCRLLKNNKLLIDYII; encoded by the coding sequence TTGTATGATTTAAATTTTTTTGATAAACAAGCTATATTGGTTCATACGATTTTTTCTAAACAAAAAGAAGAAGAAAATTTCAATTTAAAAGAATTTTTATCTTTAGCTTCTACAGCAAGAATACAAATTCTAGATGTTCTTACTAGCCATTGTAAAACTTTTAATAGTAAGTATTTTATTGGAACTGGAAAAGTATTAGAGCTTGAACAAATAGTTAAAAATAATCCTGTATCTATTATATTGTTCAATTGTATTTTATCCCCTCATCAAGAACGTAATCTTATGCATTTATTGCAATGCAAAATAATTGATAGAAATCAATTAATTCTTAATATTTTTGCGCAACGTGCACGTACATATGAAGGGAAATTGCAAGTGAAATTAGCTCAATTACGCCATTTAAATTCTCGTTTAGTACATGAATGGAGTCATCTTGAACGTCAAAAAGGTGGGATTGGTTTACGAGGAGGATCAGGGGAAATGCAATTAGAAAGTGATCGTCGTTTGTTGCGTAAAGAGATTACTCAAATATTATTGCGTCTCAAAAAAATAGAAAACCAAAGAGAACAAAATAGAAGACATCGGTTTAAAATTGGAGTGCCTACTGTTTCTTTAGTAGGATACACAAATGCTGGCAAATCTACTTTATTTAATACGATGACCGCATCACATGTTTATACAGCAGAAAAATTGTTTGCCACTCTCGATCCTACATGTAGACGTATTGTGTATAAAGGAGGGTCTAATATTATATTATCAGATACGGTAGGTTTTATTCAAAACTTACCGCAAGGTTTGTTATCTTCTTTTAAAGCAACTTTACAAGAAACAATACAAGCAACATTATTATTACATGTTGTGGATGTTTCTAATGAAAGATTTGAACAAAACATTAATACAGTACATTGTATTTTAAATAGTATGAATATTCATAACACTCCAATACTTTTAGTGATGAATAAAATAGACCAATTAAAAAAATTACTACCACGTATCGATCGGGACCATGATAATCGTCCAATACGAGTATGGATATCTGCTCAAAACAATTTAGGTATTTCTTTATTAATACAAGCCCTTAATGAACTGCTGTTAAATAATATGATTTCTTATGAATTGCGCATGCCTATAAATAATGATTTATGTCAAAAATTATATAGGCTGCAAGTTGTTAAACAGTATTGGGTTGAAGATAATAATTATGTTAGATTGAAAATATATTTGTCTTCTATAGATTGGTGTCGTTTATTAAAAAATAATAAATTATTAATAGATTATATTATTTAA
- the hflK gene encoding FtsH protease activity modulator HflK yields the protein MIFNFFKNCKYIHDPWGGHDKNDVNSSSSEDKNKSKFNILDPDKCLNKINDKLNIFSSNNKDIKKFSKNKNFFIILILIIIIFVWIFSGLYTIKEAERGVILRFGKYHHLVQPGLNWKPTFFDVVIPVNVESVRELAASGMMLTSDENVVRVEMNVQYRVTEPKNYLFNVTDADDSLRQATDSALRGVIGKYNMDRILTEGRTVVRSDTRRVLEKTIYPYNMGITLLDVNFQTARPPEEVKAAFDDAIAARENEQQYIREAEAYANEVQPRANGQAQRILEEGRAYKARTVLEAQGEVQRFSKILPEYKAAPEITRERLYINSMERVLSNTRKIFINLKNTQNVLLLPSGQVTKIKNNNGKVEYSDSIDNTDDTFNLNKIYVTDDSNTDHSKLISKSSQLSRHTNTIAEEKILDKRQANTQRVNVIRKGRES from the coding sequence ATGATTTTTAATTTTTTTAAAAACTGCAAGTATATTCATGATCCATGGGGGGGTCATGATAAAAATGATGTAAATAGTTCTTCTTCCGAAGATAAAAACAAATCTAAATTTAACATATTAGATCCAGATAAATGCTTAAATAAAATAAATGATAAACTGAATATATTTAGTAGTAATAATAAAGACATAAAAAAATTTTCTAAAAATAAAAATTTTTTTATAATTTTAATATTGATTATTATTATTTTTGTATGGATTTTTAGTGGTTTATATACTATTAAAGAAGCAGAGCGTGGAGTAATTTTAAGATTTGGAAAATATCATCATTTAGTACAACCAGGATTAAATTGGAAACCTACTTTTTTTGATGTTGTAATCCCAGTAAATGTAGAATCGGTACGTGAATTAGCAGCATCTGGTATGATGTTGACCTCAGATGAAAATGTAGTTCGAGTAGAGATGAACGTGCAGTATCGTGTAACTGAGCCAAAAAATTATTTGTTTAACGTTACTGACGCTGATGACAGTTTGCGTCAAGCTACTGACAGTGCATTGCGCGGAGTTATTGGTAAATATAATATGGATCGTATTTTAACTGAAGGGCGTACGGTGGTGCGTAGTGATACTCGAAGAGTTTTAGAAAAAACGATATATCCTTATAATATGGGTATTACTTTATTGGATGTAAACTTTCAAACAGCTCGTCCACCGGAAGAAGTAAAAGCAGCATTCGATGACGCTATTGCCGCTAGGGAAAATGAACAACAATATATTCGTGAAGCTGAAGCTTATGCTAATGAAGTGCAACCACGTGCCAATGGACAAGCACAACGTATCTTAGAAGAAGGTCGTGCATATAAAGCTCGCACTGTTTTAGAAGCGCAAGGAGAAGTACAAAGATTTTCAAAAATTTTGCCAGAATATAAAGCAGCTCCTGAAATCACTCGTGAGCGACTATATATAAATTCTATGGAGCGTGTATTGAGTAATACTAGAAAAATATTCATAAACTTAAAAAATACACAGAATGTATTATTATTACCTTCAGGCCAAGTAACGAAAATTAAAAATAATAACGGAAAAGTTGAATATTCTGATAGCATTGATAACACTGATGATACTTTTAATTTAAACAAAATATATGTTACTGATGATTCTAATACCGATCATTCAAAGTTAATATCAAAAAGTAGTCAATTATCTCGTCATACAAATACTATAGCTGAAGAAAAAATTTTAGATAAAAGACAAGCTAATACACAACGTGTTAACGTTATACGTAAAGGGAGAGAGTCATAA
- the hfq gene encoding RNA chaperone Hfq, protein MNKGQSLQDPFLNALRRERIPVFIYLINGIKLQGEIESFDKFVILLRNTVNQMIYKHAISTIVPSRIVPYYISRHS, encoded by the coding sequence ATGAACAAAGGTCAATCACTACAAGATCCATTTTTGAATGCACTACGTCGAGAACGCATCCCAGTTTTTATTTATTTAATAAATGGTATTAAATTACAAGGAGAAATCGAGTCTTTTGATAAATTTGTGATACTTTTAAGAAATACAGTGAATCAAATGATTTATAAACACGCTATATCTACTATTGTACCTTCCCGTATCGTCCCATACTATATTAGTCGTCATAGTTAA